A window of Phyllopteryx taeniolatus isolate TA_2022b chromosome 19, UOR_Ptae_1.2, whole genome shotgun sequence contains these coding sequences:
- the LOC133469167 gene encoding cytochrome b-245 chaperone 1 homolog isoform X2, giving the protein MGYMVVEQRSSTMLHLKRNPGIRSWSLFIGMTSIGFAAAYYNSILWKLFYVTGCLFVAIQNMEEWEEAVFDKTNNEIQLKTISLYTLVLTLWKKGQEKVVLDLRHLHDVCVEEERVRYLGKGYLLMLRLATGFSYPLTQSATLGGRSDVEAIAALLKRFLGMEERRQQKEMAEYAEEEADFLDNSSDSEDEKEKA; this is encoded by the exons ATGGGTTACATGGTTGTAGAGCAGCGCAGCTCGACAATGCTGCACCTGAAGAGAAACCCCGGCATCCGTTCCTGGTCTCTTTTTATTG GGATGACATCCATTGGGTTCGCAGCTGCCTACTACA ATAGCATCTTGTGGAAGCTTTTCTATGTGACCGGCTGTCTGTTTGTGGCCATTCAGAACATGGAAGAATGGGAAGAGGCAGTGTTTGACAAAACTAACAATGAGATTCAACTCAAAACCATTAGCTTGTACACTTTAGTTCTGACGCTATGGAAAAAGGGGCAAGAGAAAG TTGTCTTGGACTTGAGGCATCTACATGATGTCTGCGTTGAAGAAGAAAGGGTTCGATATTTGGGGAAAGGCTACCTCCTTATGTTGCGCCTGGCTACAGGTTTCTCCTACCCCCTGACGCAGAGTGCCACACTCGGGGGGCGAAG TGATGTGGAGGCTATAGCTGCATTGCTGAAGCGCTTTTTGGGGATGGAGGAGCGCCGGCAGCAGAAGGAAATGGCTGAGTATGCAGAGGAGGAAGCTGATTTTTTGGATAACAGCAGTGATTCAgaggatgaaaaagaaaaagcttga
- the uts2r2 gene encoding urotensin-2 receptor 2: MAPVRQRNAKGLNSTEIGKKIKRGNALRQGTAWWTSRGLTTLLLVTLCLCGAATWLYVFSFDSDITETLVSQREHVFPEPRVYIIPCSEDYENYKRYPGCTPQKCGRAVADGVVTREEAQLLRRLAERGLQLAGSEGGASILDLHSGALSMGQQFVNIYRYFGEHIQDVFTEDDFQLYRVVRKRIQTLIAEAFGLDQALMYLTKPTFFSRINSTIAKTQHDEYWHPHIDKVTYGSFDYTSLLYLSDYGSDFTGGRFVFMDQDGNKTVEPKAGRVSFFSSGSENLHRVEKVTWGTRYAITVSFTCDPTQGIADPVMP, translated from the exons ATGGCGCCGGTACGACAGAGAAATGCTAAAGGCCTCAATTCTACTGAGATAGGGAAGAAAATCAAAAG GGGTAACGCACTGCGGCAGGGCACAGCTTGGTGGACTTCCAGAGGGCTAACCACTTTGTTGCTGGTTACTCTTTGTTTGTGTGGTGCAGCTACTTGGCTGTATGTCTTTTCTTTTGATAGTGACATAACAGAAACATTGGTCAGCCAGCGTGAGCATGTCTTTCCCGAGCCCAGAGTCTACATCATCCCGTGCTCTGAGGACTACGAGAACTACAAACGCTACCCAG GATGCACCCCTCAGAAGTGTGGCCGTGCTGTCGCGGACGGTGTGGTGACAAGGGAGGAAGCTCAGCTCCTCAGGAG GCTGGCTGAGAGGGGACTTCAACTGGCTGGATCAGAGGGAGGA GCCTCCATCTTGGACCTGCATTCAGGAGCATTATCAATGGGGCAGCAATTTGTCAACATTTACAG ATATTTTGGAGAACATATCCAGGATGTGTTCACAGAAGATGATTTCCAGCTTTATAG AGTTGTACGCAAGCGAATCCAAACACTTATTGCAGAGGCGTTTGGTTTAGACCAAGCACTGATGTACCTCACCAAGCCCACCTTCTTCTCCAGGATCAACTCTACAATAGCCAAGACACAACATGACGAGTATTGGCACCCGCACATAGATAAG GTCACCTATGGCTCATTTGACTACACATCCCTTCTATACCTTTCTGACTATGGCTCTGACTTCACCGGAGGAAGATTTGTCTTTATGGACCAAGATGGCAATAAGACAGTAGAACCGAAGGCAG GTcgagtgtcttttttttcctccggaTCTGAGAACCTCCACCGTGTGGAGAAGGTCACATGGGGGACCCGTTATGCCATCACGGTGTCCTTTACGTGCGACCCTACACAAGGCATCGCTGACCCTGTCATGCCTTGA
- the LOC133469167 gene encoding cytochrome b-245 chaperone 1 homolog isoform X1 produces MGYMVVEQRSSTMLHLKRNPGIRSWSLFIGMTSIGFAAAYYSTDSILWKLFYVTGCLFVAIQNMEEWEEAVFDKTNNEIQLKTISLYTLVLTLWKKGQEKVVLDLRHLHDVCVEEERVRYLGKGYLLMLRLATGFSYPLTQSATLGGRSDVEAIAALLKRFLGMEERRQQKEMAEYAEEEADFLDNSSDSEDEKEKA; encoded by the exons ATGGGTTACATGGTTGTAGAGCAGCGCAGCTCGACAATGCTGCACCTGAAGAGAAACCCCGGCATCCGTTCCTGGTCTCTTTTTATTG GGATGACATCCATTGGGTTCGCAGCTGCCTACTACAGTACAG ATAGCATCTTGTGGAAGCTTTTCTATGTGACCGGCTGTCTGTTTGTGGCCATTCAGAACATGGAAGAATGGGAAGAGGCAGTGTTTGACAAAACTAACAATGAGATTCAACTCAAAACCATTAGCTTGTACACTTTAGTTCTGACGCTATGGAAAAAGGGGCAAGAGAAAG TTGTCTTGGACTTGAGGCATCTACATGATGTCTGCGTTGAAGAAGAAAGGGTTCGATATTTGGGGAAAGGCTACCTCCTTATGTTGCGCCTGGCTACAGGTTTCTCCTACCCCCTGACGCAGAGTGCCACACTCGGGGGGCGAAG TGATGTGGAGGCTATAGCTGCATTGCTGAAGCGCTTTTTGGGGATGGAGGAGCGCCGGCAGCAGAAGGAAATGGCTGAGTATGCAGAGGAGGAAGCTGATTTTTTGGATAACAGCAGTGATTCAgaggatgaaaaagaaaaagcttga
- the hexd gene encoding hexosaminidase D encodes MNNPPWPNGKKVVHLDLKGAPPKVEYLYQLIECFSRLGADSLLVEYEDMFPYEGALKLLQATAQPAYSRDLILSMQKVAQSKGMEVIPLVQTFGHMEFVLKHRPMWSLREVSNCVGTLNPHKEEGLKLVMEMLKQVVELHPGLKTLHIGADEVYMLGEGEMSKLWLASPGRTVEQLFLTHVVSVVKYIKQAWPHMTIIMWDDMMRGMSHDTLKASGIVGLVQPMLWDYTPNLDVEKTVSLLEKYYSAGMQDMWAASSFKGSTSVHTNVPSTQRHVENHLQWLKVAASVSSVLNIRGIAMTGWQRYDHLSVLCELMPVALPSLAACLQTLIHGQFSLEAQNQVTKMLGVSSVEAESMGSTFDDATLFPGRKLAESIVELDSLLCVEDIRSFEKNMYVRGWFSPYHRSRRMANPLITVQIQSQASTYLALLQQKIDVVREEMIHLYPDSAAQEWIDEHVSPVIAPLQRIIDEITECTIEIVPENNFSSQH; translated from the exons ATGAATAATCCACCGTGGCCCAACGGAAAGAAAGTTGTTCACTTGGATTTGAAAGGTGCCCCTCCGAAAGTGGAATACCTTTACCAG CTGATAGAATGCTTCTCTCGACTGGGTGCCGATAGCCTTCTCGTGGAATATGAGGACATGTTTCCTTATGAGGGGGCGCTCAAGCTGCTGCAGGCCACAGCACAACCTGCATATAG CCGAGATCTGATATTATCCATGCAGAAAGTTGCACAATCTAAGGGAATGGAGGTCATACCACTTGTGCAGACTTTTGGCCATATGGAG TTTGTGTTGAAGCATCGACCCATGTGGAGCCTGAGAGAAGTGTCAAACTGCGTGGGCACTCTCAATCCCCACAAGGAAGAAGGACTTAAGCTTGTGATGGAGATGCTGAAGCAGGTGGTGGAGCTGCATCCGGGTCTAAAAACACTGCATATAGGTGCAGATGAG gtTTACATGTTGGGTGAAGGTGAGATGTCAAAATTGTGGTTGGCTTCCCCGGGACGCACCGTGGAACAACTTTTCTTGACTCACGTTGTATCCGTGGTAAAGTACATCAAGCAGGCGTGGCCTCATATGACCATCATCATGTGGGACGATATGATGAGGGGGATGAGTCACGACACGCTGAAAG CTAGTGGTATTGTAGGACTAGTCCAACCGATGCTGTGGGATTACACCCCTAATCTGGATGTGGAGAAAACTG TCTCGTTGCTGGAGAAGTACTACAGTGCCGGTATGCAAGACATGTGGGCGGCCAGCTCCTTTAAAGGCTCCACCAGTGTTCACACCAATGTACCCAGCACACAGAGACATGTAGAGAACCACTTGCAATGGTTAAAAGTGGCTGCATCTGTATCCTCTGTCTTAAACATTAGGGGTATTGCCATGACAGGCTGGCAAAG GTATGACCACCTCTCAGTGCTGTGTGAGCTCATGCCTGTGGCTCTTCCGTCACTAGCAGCTTGTCTCCAAACACTTATCCATGGCCAGTTTAGTCTTGAGGCTCAAAACCAAGTGACTAAAATGTTGGGTGTCTCCTCTGTAGAGGCAGAGTCCATGGGAAG CACGTTTGATGACGCCACCCTGTTCCCGGGAAGGAAACTAGCGGAGTCGATTGTGGAACTGGATTCACTACTTTGTGTTGAGGACATAAggtcttttgaaaaaaatat GTATGTACGAGGATGGTTCAGTCCCTACCACAGATCAAGAAGAATGGCAAATCCTCTAATCACCGTGCAGATTCAGAGTCAAGCATCAAC GTATTTGGCTCTATTGCAACAGAAGATAGATGTTGTAAGGGAGGAGATGATCCATCTTTATCCAGATTCAGCAGCTCAAGAGTGGATAGATGAACATGTTAGCCCAGTGATTGCCCCCCTTCAGAGGATTATAGATGAAATCACAGAGTGCACAATAGAGATAGTTCCAGAGAATAATTTTTCATCTCAgcactga